AACTATTGTATAGCTTTTGAAGAATACTGCCGGAGCCATTTTATAGAGGAAAACAACTGTAGTCATTTTTCAATAATAAAAAGTAGAAACTTATCGCTTAGTGAAGTCATGACAATAATCATATACTTTCACTTATCAGCCTACAGAAATTTCAAAGCCTATTATATAAAGTATGTATCAACTGTTCTAAGACCCTATTTCCCTGAGCTTGTAAGCTATAACAGGTTTGTAGAACTAATGCAGGAAACATTGCTTCCACTACTATTATACATGAGAAAATTTAGAATTGGCAAGTGTACAGGAATTTCTTTCATTGATTCCACCACTTTAGATGTATGCCATAACAGGAGAATCCATTCCCACAAGGTTTTCAAGGGAATTGCAGAAAGGGGAAAGAGTTCAACAGGATGATTTTATGGCTTCAAACTTCATCTTGTCATAAATGACAAGGGTGAAATTCTTTCTTTCTATCTGACACCTGGGAATGTGGATGACAGGAATATAGAGGTTATAGAACAACTCTCAAAAGAACTCTACGGAAAATTATTTGGGGACAAAGGTTATTTGTCCAAGAAAATATCAGATATACTGTATTCCAAGGGGGTACAGCTCATAACAAAACTAAAAAGGAATATGAAAAACAAGTTAATGTGTATGGAAGACAAAATTATTCTTAGGAAAAGAGCTGTTATAGAGAACGTAAACGATCATTTGAAGAATGTATGTCAAATAGAGCATAGCCGTCATAGAAGCCTTACCAACTTTATGGTAAATATAGTTTCTGGACTAGCAGCATATAGTTTTCTTCCTAAAAAACCTTCCTTGAAATTGGACAAACATCTTCATTTAGCTTAATCACAATATTGCTTTAAATGTGAATAAATGTTAAATAATTTCTTCATTTGTAGTTAAATTATTTTTTGCATTTTCTATATCTATATTTATACAAAATTGTAGTTTATTTTTTCGAACTCAGGTTAAATAGTATTTATAGAAGCAATACGCCCCGTATCTTCAATTATAAGTATAAGCAAATGTGAAAAAGCACAGCTAAAATTTGAGGAGGGTACCTCTTATCACACACGCTTTAAGAACATAATAAAAGCGATGTATATTTCAAAATCATTAATAACAAATGAAATCAGTAAAAGAGGTTAATTTTCAGAACAATACTTATGTTACAAGTGTTAGAAACTACGAACTAACGATTATTTATATAATGTTAGGTAAAAAGGAATTTGAAAGTGAGAAAATGTTTTTAGGATAATTCGTCAGGAACCTTCTTATATTTCACTAGAGTAGATGAAAGCCGGGTTTTCAACATGAAACTTTTCTTAAAAGGCGGCCTTTGTGGAATTAGGTCGCTTTTATAGGATTATCATAAATGCAACTAATAGAGTGTAGAGTAAAGTTGATTCTTATTAGAAGAAGTAAATAAAAGCATGTACTCTATATAGAGTTCTGTAGATTTATTTGCAACTGAAAATGTATTTGTCATCATGAGAAAAGGTATCAATAATGTAGTATGAAACGACATACTGGATTACTTAATAAAACAATCCTTTTTTCAATAGTACTTATGCCAGCTATGTAGTGATTATTTAACTTTTATTTCTATTTTTGTTAGATATGTTAAAATAAGAACCCTAGTGGTTCTAATAAATAGTTATAAGATATTGCTAGTTTACGAAAGTTATAATTGTCAGAAGGATGAGAATCATTACATTAGGTGTTCTAATCTCTAATTTGATCTTTGATTCTCATGGAGGATATTATGAATATAAACAACTTATTTTTTCATCTTCACTACTGCAATTGTAGGCAGCCAGGTGGAGTATTAAAATATTCAAGTAAAATTAATAGAACATTGCAGCATTATGAACTTTTTTTAGTTACCGGGGGTAAGGGACATATTAGTGTTCCACATAAAAGCTATCAGCTTAAGGAAGGCACTTTGTTATATCTTTGTCCAAATGTTCAATACTCCATAGATATAGATTCTGTGGAGCCTATTTGCTTTTTTTCAGTACATTTCAGTTATGCAATTGTGGGCTTTGATAATGATAAATGGGATATTACAGATGAAGTTGATACTTTGCCATTAGATCTTGTGCAAAGTTTAAAAGACTATTATCTGGTTAATAATATTTCTAGAAAGTTAGTGGAAAATTGGATGGCAAAACTACCGAATTATGAGTTCACAGCGAAAACTTTATTTCAGGAATTATTATTTGAGATCTTTCAAAATATAAAAAATAATAACAATAATTATTCAGCCTCCTTAAAGGTTGATAAAGTAATTGAGTATATGCTCCATAATATAAATAATAAAATTACTTTGACGGAATTATCTGAAATGGTGTGCTTGTCTCCTGCATATTTATCCAGAGTTTTTAAAGAAACTACCGGATATTCTGTGATAGAGTTTTTTAATAAGATAAAAGTTGATAAAGCCAAAGAGCTAATTATAGATGGTGATAAAAAAATAAAAGAAGTAGCTAAAATACTTGGCTTCACTGATGAATTTTACTTTAGCAGGAGTTTTGAAAAAATTGAGGGCATAAGTCCCTTAGAATTTTATCACAAAAATGTCCATGGATATTAAAATCCTGCATGGAACAAAGGCATTTTCATGATTATAATTAGGACATAATTATATATCATGGAGGTAAAAGTATGAATGAGGGTATGGAAAAGAAATTTAATAGTATGTTGGTTTGGAATGTTTGTATCGAGCATTGGAATGAGTCAGATTGCTCCTGTATTACCGCTTTATATAAAACATCTTGGAATTACTAACTCAGCTACAATTGCACAGTTATCTCAGCTTCGGGACTCGCAAATATAATTGCTGCTCCGAGACTTGGGAAACTATCAGATAGAATTGGAGTACAGAAAGTTATGCTCATAGCCCTTATTGTGGCAGGATTAGATTTCATACCACAAGCTTTTGTAAGAAACTCTCGGAAGTTAATGGGGCTTCGATTTATATTAGGGTTAACCAGTGCATGGCTTATACCTTCTGTAAATATACTTATTAAGAAAATTACACCAAGTGAAATCACAGGTAAGGTTATTGGTCTTAACATGTCGGCAAGTTATTTAGGCATATTTGGAGGCTGTGTTTTAGGTGGACAAGTAGCAGCCTGGTTTGGCATCAGATATATATTTTTTATTACAAGTGCATTATTACTGGTAAATGCTATGCTAGTTTATTTTAAGATTTATAAGGTAATGAACACTAGATAGGATAAGGAGGATAATTTAAATGAAGATTAAATGGTATGGTCAATCATGTTTTATGATAACATCTAAAAATGGAACTAAAATATTAACAGATCCTTATAAAAAAATGTTGGGGTATAAATTGCCTGAAATTGAAGCAAATATAGTATCTACAAGTCATAATCATGGTGATCATAATAATATAAAGGCAGTCAAAGGCAATTTTATGCATATAAATGAGATAGGTGGATTTTCGAAAGATGGGATTGAGATAAAGGGTGTACAGACATTTCATGATAAAGTTTCAGGAGCTAAGAGAGGCAAAAATACCATATATAACTTTAAAGTTGACGGAATAAATGTTTGTCATTGTGGGGATCTTGGACATACTCTGGATTCTAATCTCGTGAAAGAAATAGGCAATGTAGACATACTACTACTTCCTGTTGGTGGGAGGGCTACAACAGATGCTATTGATGCAGTTAATGTAATGAAGCAGTTAAACCCTATAGTGGTTATACCTATGCACTACAGAACGAAAGCATTAGGGATATTTGGATTCTTGTTTGCCAAGGTTGATAAATTTATATCAGCTTCAGAGCTGAAAGTAAAGGAGCATGATGTACTGGAATTAAACCAAGGGAATATTAATGATTATTCTGGGATTGTTGTTCTTAAATATGATTAATATTCGGTGCATCTTATTAAAAGGCGTATTAGAGTTATATAGTTTTTACATCTATGCTAGTTAATGTTTATTATTAATTTGCTCTCGATTGCAGGATGTTTCAAATTTAAAGAAGGAATGTGTGCAGAGTGTAATGCAATTGCAAATATAATAACCCATGGAGAAAGTAAAATTGATAAAAGTGGTTGCTATTGTACAAGATGGAAGCGCACGTTCGCTTTGTGGAGCGTGTAGAGAATATATGATGCAGTTAGATAAAGATAGTTCTGAAATAGAAATATTAATAGATTATAAGACCAGAAAAACTGTTAGATTAAAATATTTAATTCCTATAAATTCACTACAATGTGTACAATCAGGTATAATAAGGCTATACAAATGATTATGGAGATTCTATTATACCAACTGTAGAGCCAGTAAAAAAAGATATGGAGCTTTAGGAACAGAAGGATAGAAAGAAATATATATGTAATCTATGTAAAGTATTTGTAATTCTACACTTATGTGATATATAATTAAACAAGTGAACAATTGTAACTAATAACCCATTAAGATTAAGGGGGAAACCATGCAATTTAAGAAAATACATATTATTGGCGGACCAGGAAGTGGAAAGTCATATATGGCAAAGTTAACTTTTAAAGAAGCATGTAATATTATAAACAGTAATAAAATAGAGAGGATACTTTGCGTAGAAGATTCTAAGGAAGAAGATTGGGGGAGACCCAAAAGTAAAGGGGTAGTAGAATCAAGAATTGCGCTTTTTGAATGTGAACGTGATGTTGGTGTAAAGTCTATTGCTCCAATGGTTGTGATAACGGAAGATGGAGTTTTGGAGATTAGTTCTAAGAATAAAGAATTGATTTTTAATTTTAATAACGGTATGAAATATAGAATTGTTCTTTCTTAATTATACAGGTTCGGTTATAGCCTTTAATATGGCTGCCAATGCGGGAAACCGCAAATAAAAATTAATATCATGTGTATGTCAAAGGCACTTAGTTAAATCTAGGTGTCTTTTGATATGTGTAAATATTTATTTAACCTGTACAAAATAATACCATAACAATTGATGGATATAATACATAACGAAGTATACATACTATCCTCTGGGCATTGAGGATACATAAGGCTGTGTCCATGGTTGCAGGGCACATTAAATATAGATGCAACCGCAACACTAAATCCAATAAATAAACTCTTTACACACAACGCAGGCATCCTTTATTCAGGATGTCTACTTTTATATTATTTACAAATAGTTATTACATAGGACATTGGATTGTAACAAATACTGTGTATAATAAGTATTGTAAATGGCTTATGAATTAGTTTCCCACCATATGCATGTTTACGCTAGTGTCCTATAGTTGCAGGGCACGTTAAACTCAAATGCAACTGACAGAAGTTTATATGTTAAATTGATCTCCTTTTAGATAATGATTAACAATGTTATCAAAAGTAAGTACCCGTCACCTGGGTGCTTATTTTTTTTATTTCAAGAAGTTAATGGAATATTGTGAATAACCCGTGGATCAATAGGAAATGAGGTGGTAATAACAGTTAATAAAAATGTATAAAAAACCATAGAAATCCATTAATTATTTTATATATTTCTGGTACTCTAGTATTAGAGGTGAAAATAATGTATTCTATAGGAAAATTCGCCGAAAAATTAGGTGTTACAATACAAACATTAAGAAATTGGGATAAAAAAGGAAATTAAGTCCTATAAAGTTGGATAGTGGACATAGAAGGTATATAGAAGAACATTTATTGAAGGCTTTAAATTATAATAGGCCTAAGTTTCAGAAAATGTGGGATTTAATATTATCTAATCAAGTTGAAGGAATTATTATAGCTTATAAAGATAGATTTGCAAGATTTGGATATGACTTCTTTGAAACTATGTGTAAAAGATTTAATATGGAGATTGTTATTATGAATAAAGCAGAAGAAAAAACATATGCTTTCTTAATCTATACAAAATATAAAAAATTCCTGCTTATACCATAAACTATTAACGGGTCTTTAACTTTTTGATTTTTGTATGGTAAATATAACACATAATGCTTAATTAAAGTTGTACTGCTATGTACTGCTAGTCTATATCTCTTAAGCCCCTAAATAAACTTGGACAATTATATCTATATTTATTATAATGTAGAAAGTGATTGGAGGCAAACTATGAAAGGAAAAAGTTATACAAAAGAATTAAAAGAAGAGGTATTAAGAGAAGTGAAAGAAGTAGGAAATGTTTCACTGGTATCAAGAAGGCATGGGATCTCAAAATCAACTATATTTACGTGGATAAAGAATTCTAAGGATGAGATTAAAGTTAAGCCTGGTAGAAAAGCTTTGGTTGAGGGAGAAAAAGAACTTGAAAATGAGTTAACAGAAGTAACAAAAGAGAATGATCATCTAAAAAAATTGTTAGGAGAAAAAGATTTAGAAGTAGCAATTCTTAGAGACTTAATAAAAAAATCAAACCCTCAATTAAAGAAAAAGTAGAAATAGCTAAAAAATATATAGATCAAGGATACAATGCAGTATTTGTAC
This genomic interval from Clostridium kluyveri contains the following:
- a CDS encoding AraC family transcriptional regulator, which codes for MNINNLFFHLHYCNCRQPGGVLKYSSKINRTLQHYELFLVTGGKGHISVPHKSYQLKEGTLLYLCPNVQYSIDIDSVEPICFFSVHFSYAIVGFDNDKWDITDEVDTLPLDLVQSLKDYYLVNNISRKLVENWMAKLPNYEFTAKTLFQELLFEIFQNIKNNNNNYSASLKVDKVIEYMLHNINNKITLTELSEMVCLSPAYLSRVFKETTGYSVIEFFNKIKVDKAKELIIDGDKKIKEVAKILGFTDEFYFSRSFEKIEGISPLEFYHKNVHGY
- a CDS encoding MerR family DNA-binding transcriptional regulator, which translates into the protein MYSIGKFAEKLGVTIQTLRNWDKKGN
- a CDS encoding MBL fold metallo-hydrolase, whose product is MKIKWYGQSCFMITSKNGTKILTDPYKKMLGYKLPEIEANIVSTSHNHGDHNNIKAVKGNFMHINEIGGFSKDGIEIKGVQTFHDKVSGAKRGKNTIYNFKVDGINVCHCGDLGHTLDSNLVKEIGNVDILLLPVGGRATTDAIDAVNVMKQLNPIVVIPMHYRTKALGIFGFLFAKVDKFISASELKVKEHDVLELNQGNINDYSGIVVLKYD